In Bacillus toyonensis BCT-7112, a single window of DNA contains:
- a CDS encoding ABC transporter ATP-binding protein, with the protein MTSLLKLDKVSKVYGEGNTEVTALHPISLDVKAGEFIGIVGPSGSGKSTLLSIAGALLSPSKGDIYIREQNITQLSEKEMTDIRLKKIGFIFQFANLVPYLNVKEQLLYIAKLKKDNKQESEKRADHLLAAFGLGERKNHYPNQLSGGEKQRVAIARAFMNNPDLILADEPTASLDSKRAREVVEMMKREVKESQKAAIMITHDERMLDVCDRILTLRDGQLI; encoded by the coding sequence ATGACTTCATTATTAAAATTAGACAAAGTAAGTAAAGTGTACGGAGAAGGGAATACAGAAGTAACAGCCCTTCATCCGATATCGCTTGATGTGAAAGCTGGAGAATTTATCGGAATCGTCGGTCCTTCTGGATCAGGGAAAAGTACGTTATTATCAATTGCGGGTGCTTTATTATCGCCGTCAAAAGGGGATATATACATTCGTGAACAAAATATTACGCAGTTATCCGAAAAGGAAATGACAGATATACGTTTGAAAAAGATCGGTTTCATTTTCCAGTTCGCAAACCTTGTTCCGTATTTAAATGTGAAAGAACAGTTACTTTATATTGCAAAGCTGAAAAAAGACAACAAACAAGAGTCTGAAAAGCGTGCGGATCACCTATTAGCGGCATTTGGATTAGGAGAAAGAAAAAATCATTATCCAAATCAACTATCTGGTGGAGAAAAACAAAGGGTGGCAATCGCTCGTGCGTTCATGAACAACCCAGATTTAATACTAGCAGATGAACCAACGGCAAGCTTAGACTCAAAACGTGCACGTGAAGTCGTTGAAATGATGAAACGTGAAGTGAAAGAGAGCCAAAAAGCAGCTATTATGATTACACATGATGAAAGAATGCTTGATGTATGTGATCGTATATTGACGCTTAGAGATGGACAGTTAATATAA